From Candidatus Amarolinea dominans, a single genomic window includes:
- the lon gene encoding endopeptidase La has translation MMWLPLTVGQERSIRLVESAADDSRVIGLVTSRNPDAEEPTPADLYEIGTAAVVHRLLRAPDGTIRLIVQGLERIRVGRYIQDEPFLRAQVMAEVDAEEDSVEVEALSRNAQDLFRRLIQLVPHLPDELEMAAMNVEDARQLVYLIASSLRLELADAQEILEINRVRDKLIKLNSLLSKELEVLELGRKIQSEAQNEMEKMQREFYLREQLKAIQKELGEEDEQAAEIKDLDERIAQAGMPAEAQKEAKRELERLRKMPPQAAEYGVIKTYLDWMVSLPWQMVTEDNLDIAHARQVLDEDHYDLKEIKERILEFLAVRKLRVERKGQFAAEDEHPDLIRKQREGVILCFVGPPGVGKTSLGLSIARALDRKFVRLALGGIHDEAEVRGFRRTYIGSMPGRILQMLRRVESRNPVFMLDEVDKLGRDFRGDPSAALLEVLDPEQNSEFRDHYLDVPFDLSQVIFITTANWLETIPDPLLDRMEILQLSGYTELEKVKIAQGYLIPRQLRENSLHASEVIFEEAALHRMITEHTREAGVRALERQIGKICRKIATRAAERGPSSDGTLPTITITVDNLTEYLGKAKFYNEVAERTERPGVATGLAVTAVGGDILFIEATRMAGNKGFIVTGQLGEVMKESAQAALSFVRSMSRDLGVDEDFFNKSDIHLHIPAGAVPKDGPSAGVTIATALASLLTGRLVRSNVAMTGEITLRGQVLPIGGLKEKVLAASRAGLDTVIMPKRNEPDLDDLPDEVRQKIRFVMVESVSDVFQAALEPPAALGAHTEQTPAVIIQP, from the coding sequence ATGATGTGGCTGCCGCTGACGGTCGGGCAGGAGCGTTCGATTCGCCTGGTCGAATCAGCGGCGGATGACAGCCGGGTCATTGGCCTGGTGACCAGCCGCAACCCCGACGCTGAAGAACCAACGCCCGCAGACCTGTATGAAATCGGCACGGCCGCGGTGGTACACCGCCTGCTGCGCGCGCCGGATGGCACCATCCGCCTGATCGTGCAGGGCTTGGAGCGTATTCGGGTGGGCCGCTATATCCAGGATGAGCCTTTCCTACGGGCGCAGGTGATGGCGGAAGTGGATGCGGAAGAGGACTCGGTTGAGGTTGAGGCGCTGTCGCGCAACGCACAGGACCTGTTTCGCCGCCTGATTCAACTGGTGCCGCACCTGCCGGACGAATTGGAGATGGCGGCCATGAACGTAGAGGATGCGCGCCAGCTCGTCTATCTGATCGCTTCCAGCCTGCGCCTGGAACTGGCCGATGCACAGGAGATCCTGGAAATCAACCGGGTGCGCGATAAGCTGATCAAGCTCAATTCGCTGCTCTCCAAAGAACTGGAAGTCCTGGAGTTGGGCCGTAAGATTCAGTCCGAAGCCCAGAATGAAATGGAAAAGATGCAGCGCGAGTTCTATTTGCGCGAGCAACTGAAGGCCATTCAGAAAGAGCTGGGCGAGGAGGATGAGCAGGCGGCTGAGATCAAAGACCTGGACGAGCGCATCGCCCAGGCCGGCATGCCGGCGGAGGCGCAGAAGGAAGCCAAGCGCGAGTTGGAGCGTCTGCGCAAGATGCCCCCCCAAGCCGCCGAATATGGTGTGATCAAGACCTACCTGGACTGGATGGTCAGCCTGCCCTGGCAGATGGTGACAGAGGACAACCTCGATATTGCGCACGCCCGTCAGGTGTTGGACGAAGATCACTATGACCTCAAGGAAATCAAGGAGCGCATCCTGGAATTCCTCGCGGTGCGCAAGCTGCGCGTGGAGCGCAAGGGGCAGTTTGCGGCCGAAGACGAACATCCCGACCTGATCCGCAAGCAACGCGAAGGCGTCATCCTGTGCTTTGTCGGCCCGCCCGGCGTGGGCAAGACGAGCCTGGGGCTTTCCATTGCACGGGCGCTGGATCGCAAGTTCGTGCGCCTGGCATTGGGTGGCATCCATGACGAGGCCGAAGTACGCGGCTTCCGTCGCACCTACATTGGCTCCATGCCAGGGCGCATCCTGCAGATGCTGCGTCGCGTGGAAAGCCGCAACCCTGTCTTCATGCTCGATGAGGTGGACAAGTTAGGGCGTGACTTCCGCGGCGACCCGTCCGCGGCCCTGCTGGAAGTGCTCGATCCTGAGCAGAATAGCGAATTTCGCGACCATTATCTGGACGTGCCATTCGATCTGTCACAGGTCATCTTCATTACCACCGCCAATTGGCTGGAAACGATCCCTGATCCATTGCTCGACCGCATGGAAATTCTGCAGCTCTCCGGTTACACCGAACTGGAGAAGGTGAAAATTGCCCAGGGTTATTTGATTCCACGCCAGTTGCGCGAAAATAGCCTGCACGCCAGCGAGGTCATCTTCGAAGAGGCGGCGCTGCACCGGATGATTACGGAGCACACGCGCGAGGCAGGCGTGCGTGCGCTGGAGCGACAAATCGGCAAGATCTGCCGCAAGATCGCCACACGCGCCGCGGAACGCGGCCCCAGCAGCGACGGGACGCTGCCGACGATCACGATTACCGTGGACAATCTGACCGAATACCTGGGTAAGGCCAAATTCTACAATGAGGTGGCTGAGCGCACGGAGCGACCTGGCGTAGCCACCGGCCTGGCGGTCACGGCGGTGGGGGGAGACATCCTCTTCATCGAAGCCACGCGTATGGCGGGCAACAAGGGCTTCATCGTGACCGGCCAACTGGGCGAGGTGATGAAGGAATCGGCGCAAGCGGCCCTGAGCTTCGTGCGCTCTATGAGCCGTGACTTGGGCGTGGACGAGGATTTCTTCAACAAGAGCGATATCCACCTGCACATTCCGGCCGGCGCGGTGCCCAAGGATGGCCCCTCGGCCGGCGTGACCATAGCCACGGCGTTGGCGTCCCTGCTGACCGGTCGCCTGGTGCGCTCCAACGTGGCCATGACGGGAGAAATTACCCTGCGCGGGCAAGTTCTGCCGATTGGCGGCCTCAAAGAAAAAGTGCTGGCCGCATCACGGGCCGGGCTGGACACCGTCATCATGCCCAAGCGCAACGAGCCTGATCTGGATGACTTGCCGGATGAGGTGCGTCAGAAGATTCGCTTCGTGATGGTGGAGTCTGTGTCCGATGTTTTTCAGGCCGCCCTGGAGCCACCGGCGGCCCTTGGCGCCCACACAGAACAGACGCCGGCAGTGATAATCCAGCCTTGA
- a CDS encoding putative DNA binding domain-containing protein — protein MDMHLHTPASADWQEPNTTYLDWLQKCEARGLDIVAIADHNTVAGIAQLRQDIERLGWLEEQGRLRPQEKRTLDEYRRIGNKLLVLPGFEFTATFGFHILGIFPPETSIRELELLLLRLNVPATKLDVGSTEVGATTDVLTAYKLIDEAGGLAIAAHANSTHGVAMRDFPFGGQTKIAYTQDSHLHALEVTDLDSRSRRATDSFYNGSKPEYPRRMHCIQGSDAHRLHRSPSEKHILGIGDRATEISLSDISFEAIAEVLKGSDFALTRPYRPKKEPFDYIAAAREQGPNIVQSFHETWTRSGGRLTAILSDVVAFANTNGGTVYVGVSATRKGTPTGVEGADEAIVALKLEIQSKIVPPLDATVDVLESQARPVLRVMVTEGKEKPYCLDDNKIYVRQEAETSMAVRDEIVQLVRATLLDQMRAEISTEATADKKAAPAKAPRRKPKAASETLTITAAPELAELPVPFERPAPAEPESDAVRDDEADEMAAAALALVTPDDGTLRPPRVGVEILEAEAGRGSTSYVIKDLRNGGVIRNVTPKSARKLWSYAIAQHETNPLQADRMQWVGDIGLWQASKRAGKMRYDLVQRIGDTLHVYYGVTDDGMSGPWRQFLQENGVSETTK, from the coding sequence ATGGACATGCACCTGCACACGCCGGCTTCGGCCGACTGGCAGGAGCCAAACACCACCTATCTCGATTGGTTGCAAAAGTGCGAGGCTCGTGGCCTCGACATCGTAGCCATCGCCGATCACAACACCGTCGCGGGCATCGCGCAGTTGCGCCAGGACATTGAACGCCTGGGCTGGCTGGAAGAACAAGGACGCCTGCGCCCGCAAGAAAAACGCACGCTCGACGAATACCGCCGCATCGGCAACAAGCTGTTGGTCCTGCCGGGCTTCGAATTTACAGCCACGTTCGGCTTTCACATCCTCGGCATTTTTCCGCCAGAGACTTCGATCCGTGAACTGGAACTACTGCTCCTGCGCCTCAATGTGCCGGCAACTAAGCTGGATGTTGGCTCAACCGAGGTAGGCGCCACCACCGATGTGCTGACGGCCTACAAGCTGATTGATGAAGCGGGCGGCCTGGCTATCGCGGCCCACGCCAATTCGACCCACGGCGTTGCCATGCGCGATTTCCCCTTTGGCGGCCAGACCAAAATTGCCTACACGCAAGACTCTCACCTGCACGCCCTGGAAGTGACCGACCTGGACAGCCGCAGCCGGCGCGCGACCGACAGTTTCTACAACGGCTCTAAACCAGAATATCCTCGCCGCATGCACTGCATTCAAGGCTCAGATGCGCATCGCCTCCACCGATCCCCAAGCGAAAAGCATATTCTGGGCATCGGCGACCGCGCGACCGAAATCTCATTATCCGATATTTCCTTCGAAGCCATTGCCGAGGTGCTCAAGGGCAGCGATTTTGCGCTGACACGACCCTATCGCCCAAAGAAGGAACCGTTCGACTACATCGCTGCTGCACGCGAGCAAGGCCCCAATATCGTGCAGTCGTTTCATGAAACCTGGACCCGCTCCGGCGGCCGGTTGACCGCCATTCTGAGCGACGTCGTGGCCTTCGCCAACACCAACGGCGGCACGGTCTACGTGGGCGTAAGCGCCACGCGCAAAGGCACACCCACCGGGGTGGAAGGGGCGGACGAAGCGATCGTCGCGCTGAAGCTGGAAATCCAGAGCAAGATCGTGCCGCCGCTCGACGCCACCGTGGACGTGTTGGAATCACAGGCGCGCCCAGTGCTGCGCGTCATGGTGACGGAGGGCAAGGAAAAGCCCTACTGCCTGGATGACAACAAAATTTACGTGCGCCAGGAAGCCGAAACGAGCATGGCGGTACGTGACGAAATTGTGCAGCTCGTGCGCGCCACCCTGCTCGATCAAATGCGGGCAGAAATCAGCACCGAAGCCACGGCCGACAAGAAGGCAGCTCCGGCCAAGGCCCCGCGGCGCAAGCCCAAGGCCGCCAGCGAAACGTTGACGATCACTGCGGCGCCCGAACTGGCCGAGCTTCCTGTCCCGTTCGAGCGGCCAGCGCCAGCCGAGCCTGAAAGCGATGCGGTGCGCGACGACGAGGCAGACGAAATGGCGGCGGCCGCGTTGGCGCTGGTGACCCCGGACGATGGCACACTGCGTCCGCCGCGCGTGGGCGTAGAGATTCTGGAGGCCGAAGCCGGTCGCGGCTCAACGAGTTATGTCATCAAAGACCTGCGCAACGGCGGCGTCATCCGCAACGTCACGCCCAAGTCGGCGCGCAAACTGTGGAGTTACGCCATTGCCCAGCATGAAACCAACCCATTACAGGCAGACCGTATGCAGTGGGTCGGCGACATTGGGCTGTGGCAGGCCAGCAAGCGGGCCGGCAAGATGCGCTACGACCTGGTGCAGCGCATTGGTGACACCCTGCACGTCTATTACGGCGTCACTGATGATGGCATGAGCGGACCGTGGCGCCAGTTCTTGCAGGAGAACGGGGTGTCCGAGACCACGAAGTAA
- a CDS encoding decaprenyl-phosphate phosphoribosyltransferase: MSETTTSHNGNQPLVILRALFRAMRPRQWPKNGFVFAALIFDGQLFSIDSFLRTVAAFVCFCAVSSAGYLINDLADIEKDRQHPTKRLRPLAAGILPPWVAVAAAAVLMAVCLPAAYRLDSLFSAILLGYLALTLSYTFYLKHIVIVDLIVVAAGFVLRVAGGVAVIRVARFSPWMYVCMGLLALFMIMGKRRHELNLLTASAASHRAILEDYTVRFLDEMIAMVTASLVMAYSLYTFSAPNMPANHAMMLTIPFVIYGLFRYLYLIHVQGQGGAPEELLLRDWPLLIDVVLWVAVVIAALYFWR; the protein is encoded by the coding sequence ATGTCTGAAACCACAACCTCTCATAACGGCAACCAGCCACTGGTCATTCTACGTGCCCTCTTCAGGGCCATGCGGCCGCGACAATGGCCGAAAAACGGCTTCGTGTTCGCCGCACTGATTTTCGATGGGCAGCTCTTCAGCATAGATTCCTTCTTGCGCACCGTGGCGGCCTTTGTCTGTTTCTGTGCGGTCTCGAGCGCCGGTTATCTCATCAATGACCTGGCTGACATCGAAAAGGATCGGCAGCATCCCACCAAACGCCTGCGCCCGCTGGCGGCCGGTATCTTGCCGCCGTGGGTCGCTGTCGCGGCGGCGGCGGTGCTCATGGCCGTCTGTCTGCCAGCTGCCTACCGACTTGACAGCCTCTTCAGCGCGATCCTCCTCGGCTATCTGGCGCTGACGCTATCGTACACCTTCTATCTGAAGCACATCGTCATCGTTGATCTGATCGTGGTCGCGGCCGGGTTTGTGCTGCGTGTGGCCGGCGGGGTGGCCGTGATTCGTGTCGCTCGCTTTTCGCCCTGGATGTATGTCTGCATGGGGTTGCTGGCCCTGTTCATGATCATGGGCAAGCGGCGTCACGAACTCAACCTGTTGACCGCCAGCGCAGCCAGCCATCGCGCCATCCTCGAAGACTACACGGTGCGTTTTCTGGACGAGATGATCGCCATGGTCACGGCCTCCCTGGTGATGGCCTATTCGCTTTACACCTTCTCTGCGCCCAACATGCCGGCCAACCACGCGATGATGCTCACCATTCCCTTTGTGATTTACGGGCTTTTTCGCTATCTCTATTTGATCCACGTGCAGGGCCAGGGCGGCGCGCCTGAAGAACTGCTGCTGCGCGACTGGCCCTTGCTGATTGATGTGGTGCTCTGGGTCGCGGTGGTCATCGCCGCACTCTACTTCTGGCGTTAA
- a CDS encoding TlyA family RNA methyltransferase, whose protein sequence is MSKQRIDTLLMERGLAANWAQARGLILAGQVMVDGAVTDKAGALVKNTAQVTVQQGAAYVSRGGIKLAAALDAFAIPVDGLICADVGASTGGFSDCLLQRGAAHVLAIDVGYGQLAWKLRQDARVTVLERTNVRYLSSLPGDCLVDLVTIDVSFIGLNLVIPAVAPWLRAPTGSIVALIKPQFEASKQQVGKGGVIKDTRVHWAVLTQTLTWAQRQQLDILGLIRSPITGPAGNSEFLVWLCPGSGAGAVSALVDGCLPADNTPILSVS, encoded by the coding sequence GTGAGCAAACAGCGGATAGATACCCTGTTGATGGAACGGGGCCTGGCCGCGAACTGGGCGCAGGCACGTGGGCTGATTTTGGCCGGGCAGGTCATGGTTGACGGCGCCGTGACCGACAAAGCCGGCGCCCTGGTGAAAAACACGGCCCAGGTGACGGTGCAGCAAGGGGCGGCCTACGTCAGCCGGGGCGGCATCAAACTGGCAGCAGCCCTCGATGCCTTTGCCATTCCGGTGGATGGGCTAATCTGCGCGGATGTCGGTGCGTCCACGGGCGGCTTCAGCGACTGCCTGTTGCAGCGCGGCGCCGCGCATGTCCTGGCGATTGATGTGGGCTACGGGCAGTTGGCCTGGAAACTGCGTCAAGACGCCCGCGTGACGGTGCTGGAGCGCACCAACGTGCGTTATCTATCCAGCCTGCCGGGTGATTGCCTGGTTGACCTGGTTACGATTGATGTCTCATTCATCGGCCTCAACCTGGTCATCCCGGCCGTGGCGCCCTGGTTGCGTGCCCCCACCGGCAGCATCGTGGCACTGATCAAGCCGCAGTTCGAGGCCAGCAAGCAGCAGGTGGGCAAGGGTGGTGTCATCAAAGACACGCGTGTACACTGGGCTGTGCTCACCCAAACGCTGACCTGGGCACAGCGCCAACAGTTGGATATCCTGGGGCTGATTCGTTCGCCAATTACCGGGCCGGCCGGCAACAGCGAGTTTCTGGTTTGGCTGTGCCCCGGCAGCGGCGCGGGCGCGGTGTCGGCCCTGGTTGACGGCTGCCTACCGGCCGACAACACGCCGATCCTGTCCGTCTCCTGA